The genomic region CCAAGAAGTGTTCAGAGAGATGGAAAGTGAGTGGGCTGTGACCTTGGTGCCGTCTGTTTTGTTAAAACTCAAAAGCTTTATACAAGTCACGCAGCTTATAGGACGGCTATTCAAAGCAGCTGGTGTTTagatttgttcttttttgtggTGTTCCCATGATTTGCTTTGGGGAATAATAAGAACAATGGTAAATCAGGCTCCCTGATGGTGTTCCGGTGAATCGCATATATTAAAAGCACAATGTTACAAAGAAAAAACCTTAAGTGTTGTACATTGACTGATGTAAACAGCAGACATCTTTGGCAAATCCTAGTTGTAAATATCCAACATTTTTGTATGCAGGGTACAATTAACATACAAGGTTTTGATTCTGGCTGCAATCTGTTATATGAAAAGTGCATTTGCCTGAATGTGTTTACACTTGCAGCATATCAAAATGTGTGAATTAAAGTCTAAATAATGTACATACTGCAGTGTACCAGTTGAAGTATGTGTCTCGGTTCAACACCACTCATATTGGCAGGACAACGGTCAATATAACTCTTAAAGAGAGTAGAATGTTAAATTTCTGTCTGCGGCAGCAGTCAGGGTACAAATTTCATTTTGAGATGTCTTTCACCCCACCCTCAAAATGTGTACTTGCTGACCAGGAGGAATTTTCCTCATCCTGCTGCCCTTTTCAGGTTATGTCTCCAAAAGAGAAGACTAAGTTTGAGGAAATGGCCAAGCAGGACAAAGCTCGCTATGACCAAGAAATGATGCACTACAATCCAGGCAAAAGGGGCAGAAAGATGAAGAAGGACCCTGGTGCACCAAGGAGGCCACCGTATGTGCACTCTTGCCAGTCTTTAGGCTGAAGGGGCTGTTTAAACAAAGGCCCTTTTGAATATGCAAACATCCAAATGTTGTGGCATTACAATATTTAAATGAGCCCCTCCTGCCTTTGTAGGTCGGGATTTTTCCTGTTTTGCTCTGAACACAGGCCCAGTATCAAAGCTCAGAATCCCAGCATGGGTATTGGTGATGTGGCAAAGAAGCTTGGAGAGATGTGGAACAATCTGTCTGATTCTGAGAAGCAACCCTTCCTTTCAAAAGCCAATAAACTCAAGGACAAATACCAGAAGGTAAACCTCTTGTTTTATAGAAGACCCAATCAGCATGAACACCCTTTTCCCAGGTGATATTTGGGTACTGACTGTGCTTGTGATGAGATGGagcagtgtgttttagtgtaaaCATTAGCTTCCATACATGCAGTATTTGAAGCTTTCGATCAGTGTTTTGATTGCTAGAGACAGGGTGgttaatagatttttttgaaCTGTTTGGAATACAAATCTTTCCCATTTACCAGTCTCAATGACTTGCCATTTCATTGACTCTTGCCTATCTTCATTATTAATGGCAAAAtccattattataatataatcagCCTTTATTTTCAGCCAGTGATCAAACAAAAGCTTTTTCACacctgtgggttttttttcccttcgtCAGGACATGGCAGACTACAAGAGCAAGGGGAAAGTGGGTGGAGGGATGTCAGCAAGCAAAGCGAAATCCAGggatgatgacgacgatgacgacgatgatgatgatgaagaggaggaggaagaagatgaagatgatgatgaggaaggtGATTAAAGGACTTTGTATCCTTAATCTGACACTAGGGGGTGTTGCAATCATCACTGccagtgtgaaatgaaatgagtcAGTGTATTTGGCACCCATGGAGAAGCCCAACTTCTGTAAGCTAAGACTAAATGTATTATCTTACAGAAGGTCTGGACTTGCAGTATGCTTTTGTTCATGCTACCCCAAAGTTTTtcaaagaaaggggaaaaatgtttttgctGTTTAGCCATAAACCTCTGGTAGCACAAGGATACATGCATGTCTTAAAGTTGTTTAAGGTTGTTTTGATTCATCTTagaatgtacattttatttttctattttcccAGCTTGGAGTTGTACAGTTTAATTTGGCAGAACAATGTAGCAAAATGCAAGTTTTTGTTGGCAAGTGCTGGAGGTTGTTTTAAGCTCAGCCACTGTCTGTAGGGTTTCCCCTTGACTTGATTTTGGAATTTTGGGTGAATGCACTGAACCATTTGCAGAATGTTTTTTGGACTTAACCAGTTTAACATGGTTACAAGCTCTATCTGGTTAATCCCTTATTTGTGCTGTTTTTTATGCATAGGTAAAACtgttatttaaaatatgttttagaTCTAggagttgtgtttatttttatgtaaaatgttacatgtgatttttgttttgattataATGGCATATTCTTATAATTTGTTGCTGTTGTATGAATATTTATGGGAATAAAGTGGTCAACATTGATGCAAGACTTGGTCTTGGTAGTTCATTTAAGCATGCTTCTAAAGTTTCAGCAACATTTACACCTGGCCAGGGTCATGACTGCTCAGTGTTGCAGGGTACCATGCATATGCACATTCATACACTGGGGCAATTTATCCCAATCCATATAGAAGCATGATTTGGGAAGGTGGGATAAGCTGGAGAAATCCCACATTGACATTCATGCAAACTGGAACCTGGATCTACAAGgaacactgcaccacactttTGATTCACTAATGTACCTAGAGCCTTTAAAATCTAAAAGCAAGGCTGCCATAAAGTAAAGCTAAGGGGTATGTCTTGAGCAAAGATCGGTTAATGCTGTACATGTCAAAACGGACCAACTTTTATTAGCACCTGGAAATAAATGACTTGAGACTTACCATGACTTAAGCTTTATGGCAAAACAACcttaaaatcatattttttttatatatatgattttaaaTGTTCAGTTATAATTCCTGTTCATACATCCACACCACTCCACcttaattttaatgtttttctttggaTTTTGAACATGTAAAAAGCATGCAATGACTATGGACCAGTTTGCTAAGCAATAACCTTGTTTATAAATAACTATATACAATGCAGCATGGTGAAAGCCAGTTGCAAGCAAAGGTTGAGATACCTTGCCTGATCCAGACCTGAAAAAGGCATCGGTCCACAGAACCACTGGTCATTCTATTAACGCAAACTATTGACAGTTTATTGATGCTTGTAAACAGTACACTTTGTGATTTTCTGGCACTTATGTGGATGTCTCTTTGATGTATACCACCATGATGTTACATGTGGTactagataccacagcacaccttcagaggtcttgtggagtccatgccttgagagtcagagctgttttaatGGCATAAGGGGAATCCTtcacaatatttggcaggtggttttaatgtcatGGCTGATTGCTGTATGTCTTACATTGGCTCTTCTCTGATTTTTATACTCAGTTcatgatcatatatatatatatattatactcgcatatgaacttaagtgacatcccattcctaatccatagggttcaatatgacgtcggtccaccctttgcagctataacagcttcaactcttctgggaaggctgtccacaaggtttaggagtgtgtttatgggaatttctgaccattcttccagaagcgcatttgtgaggtcacacactgatgttggacgagaaggcctggctctcagtctccgctctaattcatcccaaagatgttctatcgggttgaggtcaggactctgtgcaggccagtcaagttcatccacaccagactctgtcatccatgtctttatggaccttgctttgtgcactggtgcacagtcatgttggaagaggaaggggccagctccaaactgttcccacaaagtttggagcatgaaaatgtccaaaatgtcttggcatgctgaagcattcagagttcctttcactggaactaaggggccaagcccagctcctgaaaaacaaccccacaccataatcccccctccaccaaactttacacttggcacaatgcagtcagacaagtactgttctcctggcaaccgccaaacccagactcgtccatcagattgccagatggagaagcgcgattcg from Hemibagrus wyckioides isolate EC202008001 linkage group LG18, SWU_Hwy_1.0, whole genome shotgun sequence harbors:
- the hmgb3b gene encoding high mobility group protein B3b — translated: MAKGDPAKPKGKMSAYAYFVKTCREEHNKKNPGVSVNFSEFSKKCSERWKVMSPKEKTKFEEMAKQDKARYDQEMMHYNPGKRGRKMKKDPGAPRRPPSGFFLFCSEHRPSIKAQNPSMGIGDVAKKLGEMWNNLSDSEKQPFLSKANKLKDKYQKDMADYKSKGKVGGGMSASKAKSRDDDDDDDDDDDEEEEEEDEDDDEEGD